The Rhododendron vialii isolate Sample 1 chromosome 8a, ASM3025357v1 genome has a window encoding:
- the LOC131298150 gene encoding systemin receptor SR160: MTVTHSTSNALRFLSLLSLLLFLSLNPSSSASLSKDSQQLLSFKSSLPNPNPLPDWLQNDSPCNFTGVSCTNSRVSSVNLDSIQLSTDFSSVSSLLLSLTNLESLSLKSSNLSGSITSISKTQCSSVLISVDLAENSLSGPISDIQSFSPCSSLTSLNLSQNFFDFNLAPKALSDGLGLNFTTLDLSYNKISGQNAVAWLLPNGYDNLQYFSFKGNKVSGQFPVTNCKSLEYLDLSANNFTAELPLFTNCSSLQHLDLSTNKFSGEIVGSLSSCKSLTFLNLSYNLFSGDFPAFSGGGIQYLYLAGNNFYGELTENITGSLCSSLVELDLSFNNLSGSVPESLGKCSDLESLVISNNNFSGELSINTLFQLSNLKHISLAVNNFVGSLPDDSFSNLTNLETLDLSSNNLTGSVPTSICQNPGNSLMVLYLQNNYLTGPVPESLSNCSQLVSLDLSFNFLTGTIPSSLGSLSKLKDLMLWLNQLEGEIPQELMYCQSLENLILDFNFLSGTIPASLSNCTKLNWISLSNNKLVGEIPSSFGGLSNLAILKLGNNSITGNIPPELGDCQSLIWLDLNTNLLNGTIPPALFKQSGYIAVGLLTGKRYIYIRNDGSQECHGAGNLLEFGGIRLDQLGRISTRHPCNFTRVYAGITQPTFNHNGSLILLDLSYNLLEGSIPKELGSTYYLSVLNLGHNDLSGPIPPELQGLKMVDIVDLSYNMLNGSIPQSLTSLALLGAIDLSNNNLSGMIPQSAPLDTMPASGFLNNSGLCGYPLPNCGSNSGLNSSGQHQKSHRREASLAGSVAMGLLFALFCIVGFIIVAVETRKRRRKKEEAIEAYLENNSHSGNGSAWKLTGAREALSINLSTFEKPLRKLTFADLLEATNGFHNDTLIGSGGFGDVYRAQLKDGSVVAIKKLIHISGQGDREFTAEMETIGKIKHRNLVPLLGYCKVGEERLLVYEYMKYGSLEDVLHDRKKIGIKLNWSARRKIAIGAARGLAFLHHNCIPHIIHRDMKSSNVLVDENLEARVSDFGMARLMSAMDTHLSVSTLAGTPGYVPPEYYQSFRCSTKGDVYSYGVVLLELLTGKQPTDSADFGDNNLVGWVKQHAKLKVSDVFDPVLMKEDPTLEIELLQHLKVACACLDDRPFRRPTMIQVMAMFKEIQAGSGIDSTSTIAADDSSGGFCAVEGGGVEMSIKEDTELGK, encoded by the coding sequence ATGACGGTGACTCACAGTACCTCAAACGCTCTCagattcctctctctcctctccctcctcctctttctctctctaaacccctcctcCTCTGCTTCCCTCTCCAAGGACTCGCAACAGCTCTTGAGCTTCAAATCCTCACTCCCCAATCCAAACCCACTTCCAGATTGGCTCCAAAACGACTCCCCTTGCAACTTCACCGGAGTTTCTTGCACGAACTCCAGAGTCTCATCAGTAAACCTCGATTCTATCCAGCTTAGCACCGACTTCTCATCCGTCTCCTCGCTCCTGCTCTCTCTCACCAACCTggagtctctctctctaaaaagctCGAATCTTTCTGGCTCAATCACTTCAATATCCAAAACCCAATGCAGTTCTGTCCTTATTTCAGTAGATCTGGCTGAGAATTCTCTCTCCGGTCCAATCTCTGATATACAGAGCTTCTCCCCCTGTTCTAGCCTGACCTCTctgaacctctctcaaaacttcTTCGACTTCAACCTCGCACCCAAAGCCCTTTCCGACGGATTGGGATTGAACTTCACCACCCTGGATCTTTCCTACAACAAGATTTCCGGCCAAAACGCCGTCGCTTGGCTACTCCCCAACGGCTATGATAATCTCCAGTACTTTTCTTTTAAAGGAAACAAAGTCTCCGGTCAATTTCCGGTCACAAATTGCAAGTCTTTGGAGTACTTAGATCTCTCGGCCAACAATTTCACAGCTGAGCTTCCTTTGTTTACCAACTGTTCTTCACTCCAACACCTCGATTTGTCAACCAACAAGTTTTCCGGTGAAATAGTTGGTTCTCTCTCCTCCTGCAAGAGCCTCACTTTCTTGAACTTGAGCTACAACCTGTTCTCCGGCGACTTCCCGGCGTTCTCCGGCGGGGGGATACAGTACCTGTACCTCGCCGGCAACAATTTTTACGGCGAGTTAACGGAGAATATAACTGGGTCTTTGTGCTCGAGTCTGGTGGAGTTGGATCTCTCGTTCAACAATTTGTCTGGCTCTGTCCCTGAATCTTTGGGTAAATGCTCTGATTTGGAATCTCTTGTTATTTCCAACAACAACTTTTCTGGTGAGTTATCAATCAACACCCTTTTCCAGCTGTCGAATTTGAAGCACATTTCGTTAGCGGTCAACAACTTTGTTGGTTCTCTGCCTGATGATTCTTTCTCAAACTTGACAAATTTGGAAACTTTGGATTTGAGTTCCAATAACCTTACCGGGTCTGTCCCTACTAGTATTTGTCAAAACCCTGGTAACAGCTTGATGGTGTTGTACCTTCAGAACAATTACTTGACCGGTCCGGTACCGGAGAGTTTAAGCAATTGTTCTCAATTAGTTTCGCTTGATCTGAGCTTTAATTTCCTCACCGGTACAATCCCATCAAGCTTGGGATCTTTGTCCAAGCTGAAGGATTTGATGCTGTGGTTGAATCAGCTCGAAGGAGAAATCCCACAGGAGCTGATGTATTGCCAGTCACTGGAGAACTTAATTCTTGATTTCAATTTCTTGAGTGGTACAATCCCAGCTAGTTTGAGCAATTGCACCAAGTTGAACTGGATTTCCTTGTCCAACAACAAGTTGGTTGGGGAAATCCCGTCCTCGTTCGGGGGGTTGTCGAATTTAGCTATCCTCAAACTCGGGAACAACTCGATAACTGGGAATATCCCGCCCGAGCTTGGGGATTGCCAGAGCCTGATTTGGTTGGATCTCAACACCAATCTCCTGAATGGGACTATCCCACCTGCTCTATTCAAGCAATCTGGGTATATAGCAGTTGGGTTACTCACAGGAAAGAGGTATATCTATATCAGGAATGATGGGAGTCAGGAATGCCATGGAGCTGGGAATTTGCTTGAGTTTGGGGGTATAAGGCTAGACCAACTGGGCAGGATTTCCACAAGGCACCCCTGCAATTTCACTAGGGTGTATGCTGGAATCACACAGCCCACTTTCAACCACAACGGATCGTTGATTCTGCTCGATCTATCGTACAATCTCTTGGAGGGTTCCATTCCTAAGGAACTCGGGTCGACGTACTATCTATCCGTGTTGAATTTGGGGCATAATGATCTTTCAGGTCCAATCCCTCCGGAGCTTCAGGGGTTGAAGATGGTGGATATTGTTGATCTTTCGTATAACATGCTAAACGGGTCGATCCCACAGTCTTTAACTAGCCTTGCATTGCTTGGGGCCATTGACCTTTCAAATAACAACCTCTCTGGGATGATTCCTCAATCGGCTCCGTTAGATACCATGCCCGCTTCTGGGTTCTTGAATAATTCCGGGCTCTGTGGGTATCCACTTCCGAATTGTGGGTCTAATTCTGGCTTAAATTCGAGCGGGCAGCACCAGAAGTCTCACAGAAGAGAAGCGTCGCTAGCCGGAAGTGTGGCTATGGGGTTATTGTTTGCCCTGTTTTGCATCGTTGGTTTCATTATAGTTGCTGTTGAAACAAGGaaaaggaggagaaagaaggAAGAGGCCATTGAAGCTTATTTGGAAAACAATTCCCATTCGGGGAATGGTTCCGCGTGGAAACTAACCGGTGCGCGTGAAGCTTTGAGTATAAATCTATCCACATTTGAAAAGCCTCTTCGGAAACTCACTTTCGCGGATCTGCTTGAGGCCACAAACGGGTTCCACAACGATACCCTTATTGGGTCAGGCGGATTTGGGGACGTTTATAGAGCGCAGTTGAAGGACGGAAGCGTTGTGGCGATCAAGAAACTAATTCATATAAGCGGACAAGGGGATAGGGAATTCACTGCAGAAATGGAAACGATAGGGAAGATCAAGCACCGGAATCTCGTTCCCCTCCTTGGATACTGCAAAGTAGGAGAGGAAAGGCTTCTGGTGTACGAGTACATGAAGTATGGGAGCCTTGAGGATGTTTTGCACGATCGCAAGAAGATAGGGATCAAGTTGAATTGGAGTGCTCGGAGGAAAATCGCTATAGGTGCCGCGAGGGGGTTGGCTTTCCTCCACCACAATTGCATTCCGCACATAATTCATCGTGACATGAAGTCTAGCAATGTGTTGGTTGATGAGAATTTGGAGGCTAGGGTTTCGGATTTTGGAATGGCTAGGCTCATGAGTGCAATGGACACTCACTTGAGTGTCAGTACATTAGCTGGGACGCCCGGTTATGTACCACCCGAATactatcagagctttaggtgtTCGACGAAAGGTGATGTTTACAGTTATGGGGTGGTTCTGTTGGAGTTGTTAACGGGAAAACAACCTACTGATTCGGCTGATTTCGGTGATAATAATCTTGTGGGGTGGGTGAAGCAACATGCCAAATTGAAGGTCAGTGATGTTTTTGACCCTGTGTTGATGAAAGAGGACCCAACTTTGGAAATTGAGCTTTTACAACACTTGAAGGTGGCTTGTGCTTGTTTGGACGATCGGCCCTTCCGGCGACCCACAATGATTCAAGTCATGGCAATGTTCAAGGAGATCCAGGCGGGGTCCGGGATCGATTCAACGTCCACGATCGCAGCGGATGATTCAAGTGGTGGTTTTTGTGCAGTAGAAGGAGGAGGGGTGGAAATGAGCATAAAAGAAGACACTGAACTTGGCAAGTAG
- the LOC131298151 gene encoding zinc finger A20 and AN1 domain-containing stress-associated protein 6-like — MKQEMKLVKESGAESSDLPKLCENNCGFFGNAATNNLCSKCYKDYVMKQSKGAVVEKNEVGVDDKVMDEQMGMVGGVEEEKIVKMEEGTSSENIGSRPANRCNFCRKKVGLTGFKCRCGHTFCSIHRYSDKHKCAFDYKGAGQDAIAKANPVVKADKIEKI, encoded by the coding sequence ATGAAGCAAGAGATGAAATTAGTTAAAGAGAGTGGCGCTGAGTCCTCAGATCTTCCAAAACTCTGTGAAAATAACTGTGGTTTTTTCGGAAATGCTGCCACGAACAATCTCTGCTCGAAATGCTACAAAGACTATGTAATGAAGCAGTCGAAGGGGGCTGTGgttgaaaaaaatgaagtgggTGTTGATGATAAAGTTATGGATGAGCAAATGGGAATGGTTGGAGGAgttgaagaagagaaaattgtgaaaatggaggaaggAACGAGCTCGGAAAACATCGGGAGTAGGCCGGCGAATAGGTGCAACTTTTGTAGGAAGAAGGTTGGGCTAACTGGGTTTAAGTGCCGGTGCGGGCATACATTTTGCTCGATTCATCGATACTCTGATAAGCACAAATGTGCGTTTGATTACAAGGGTGCAGGACAGGATGCCATTGCTAAGGCCAACCCGGTTGTGAAGGCGGACAAGATAGAGAAGATATGA